Proteins from a single region of Panulirus ornatus isolate Po-2019 chromosome 66, ASM3632096v1, whole genome shotgun sequence:
- the LOC139746931 gene encoding uncharacterized protein: MMVVAGAFVWCLMGTPTCWGAPSEAESASRPLKTSQPARTSGGRIRECGKEVMTSFAILRFSADAGNWDHMIEALNDTNPSSKAKQPHTVPTGSTTIKSQLDKDELRDPRNETSVMALMNPAAHTPTPRRTSAQTQ, translated from the exons atgatggtagtggctgGGGCGTTCGTGTGGTGTCTGATGGGAACACCTACCTGTTGGGGAGCCCCTAGTGAAGCCGAGTCTGCCAGCCGGCCCTTGAAGACTTCCCAACCAGCGAGGACAAGCGGAGGAAG GATCAGAGAGTGTGGTAAGGAGGTGATGACCTCCTTCGCCATTCTTCGGTTCTCGGCCGACGCAGGAAACTGGGATCACATGATCGAAGCCCTCAACGACACCAACCCGTCCTCAAAGGCTAAGcaaccacacaccgtccccacAG GCTCAACAACCATCAAGTCTCAGCTAGACAAAGACGAACTAAGAGACCCTAGGAATGAGACGTCAGTCATGGCACTCATGAACCCGgctgcacacacacccacaccaagaCGAACGTCCGCCCAGACTCAGTGA
- the LOC139746929 gene encoding uncharacterized protein has translation MMSFSVTVVAVVVVAVTALPKNYWTDMEEEVDPLDPITSRSGRGLDLDQEKAWQYDDALGDNWEGAIGPKGSWNREAKMLAEEQLPDEDLDDVDPMNIDRTARGIFDDVDKTEDESEKKVREKRKGTDETEKAKAGEKDAKEEEKKPEAKAKDKDDKENKNDKEEKKGGNENDTKKKVKKDDEEGKEKDEKKGGDKKEENKKKDEKDEEKMPQRKGKSKVNEDKEGIEEEEDNAGGERKGKAKEEKTAKEEDKKESSKAADEDGEESEDLIMLKRSTEKDEKKKGNSEEEEKGKKEKKKQESVKSSEDKKGKEDEKKEDDEKKKEDDEKKKEDDEKKGKEKKNDEEKKNDEDKKDKGKKVEEDKKKDGEKKEDDKEDSKKKEDEDSEEEEEDSPERESDEDDKGSQEDSSEESEDSKKDKNESKKNKRDLWSQSYYQPQQEQQQYVEAPLNREARMNSAFADGANDQWVMVAQWSRLGGGGAIQ, from the exons ATGATGTCCTTCAG CGTGACGGtcgtagcggtggtggtggtggctgtgacagCCCTCCCCAAAAACTACTGGACtgatatggaagaagaagtgGACCCGCTTGACCCTATCACCTCCAGAAGTGGGAGAGGACTGGACCTTGACCAGGAG AAGGCGTGGCAATACGATGATGCCCTGGGTGATAACTGGGAGGGAGCCATCGGCCCTAAAGGCTCGTGGAACCGGGAAGCCAAGATGCTTGCTGAGGAGCAGCTGCCTGACGAAGACCTGGATGACGTAGATCCCATGAACATCGACCGGACTGCCCGGGGCATCTTCGATGACGTAGATAAGACGGAGGATGAAAgcgagaaaaaggtgagagagaagaggaagggaacagacgaaacGGAAAAGGCAAAGGCAGGAGAAAAGGATgcaaaagaagaggagaaaaagccAGAGGCAAAGGCGAAAGATAAGGATGATAAAGAGAATAAGAATgataaggaagagaaaaagggaggaaatgaaaatgacactaagaagaaagtaaagaaggatgatgaagaaggcaaagagaaggatgagaaaaaaggtggaGATAAGAAGGAGGAAAACAAGAAGAAAGACGAGAAGGACGAAGAAAAGATGCCACAGAGGAAGGGCAAAAGTAAGGTGAACGAGGATAAAGAGGgcatagaagaggaggaggataatgcaGGAGGCGAACGTAAGGGGAAAGCCAAAGAAGAGAAGACAGCCaaagaagaagacaagaaggaAAGCAGCAAAGCGGCGGacgaggatggggaggagagtgaaGACCTGATAATGTTAAAGAGAAGCACAGAGAAGGACGAGAAGAAAAAGGGCAACAgcgaggaagaagagaaaggtaagaaggaaaagaaaaagcagGAATCTGTTAAGTCCAGTGAAGACAAAAAGGGCAAGgaagacgagaagaaagaagacgatgaaaagaagaaagaagacgatgagaagaagaaagaagacgatgagaagaaagggaaagaaaagaagaacgaTGAGGAGAAGAAGAACGACGAAGACAAGAAGGACAAGGGAAAGAAAGTcgaagaagacaagaagaaagacggtgagaagaaagaagacgacAAGGAAGACAGCAAAAAGAAGGAAGACGAAGactcggaagaagaagaagaagacagtcCAGAAAGAGAGAGCGACGAGGATGACAAGGGAAGCCAAGAAGACAGCAGCGAGGAGTCAGAAGACTCAAAGAAGGACAAGAATGAATCCAA GAAGAACAAGCGTGATCTCTGGTCGCAGTCCTACTACCAgcctcagcaggagcagcagcagtacgtAGAGGCACCACTGAATCGGGAGGCGAGGATGAACTCCGCCTTCGCTGATGGCGCCAACGACCAGTGGGTGATGGTAGCCCAGTGGTCTCGCCTGGGCGGCGGCGGTGCCATCCagtag
- the LOC139746882 gene encoding uncharacterized protein translates to LQQIVNTNNPPPPLTPAQRHQESPIQVHHHQQSPTRAYHHQHSPTSTHHDQHSPTSTHHDQHSPTSTHHDQHSPTSTHHDQHSPTSTHHDQHSPTSTHHDQHSPTSTHHDQHSPTSTPHDQHSPTSTHHDQHSPTSTHHDQHSPASTHHDQHSPTSTHHDQHSPTSTHHDQHSPTSTHHDQHSPTSTHHDQHSPTSTHHDQHSPTSTHHDQHSPTSTHHDQHSPTSTHHDQHSPTSTHHDQHSPTSTHHDQHSPTSTPHDQHSPTSTHHNQHSPTSTHHDQHSPALTHNHQHSTTPARHHQHLLPLPLYQPITNTTPPPSK, encoded by the coding sequence ttacaacagaTCGTCAACAcaaacaaccctccccctccccttacaccAGCTCAGCGCCACCAAGAATCCCCAATACaagtacatcaccaccaacagtctcCTACACGAgcatatcatcaccaacactctcctacATCAACCCATCACGACCAACACTCCCCTACATCAACCCATCACGACCAACACTCCCCTACATCAACCCATCACGACCAACACTCCCCTACATCAACCCATCACGACCAACACTCCCCTACATCAACCCATCATGACCAACACTCCCCTACATCAACCCATCACGACCAACACTCCCCTACATCAACCCATCACGACCAACATTCCCCTACATCAACCCCTCACGACCAACACTCCCCTACATCAACCCATCACGACCAACACTCCCCTACATCAACCCATCACGACCAACACTCCCCTGCATCAACCCATCACGACCAACACTCCCCTACATCAACCCATCACGACCAACACTCCCCTACATCAACTCATCACGACCAACACTCCCCTACATCAACTCATCACGACCAACACTCCCCTACATCAACTCATCACGACCAACACTCCCCTACATCAACCCATCACGACCAACACTCCCCTACATCAACCCATCACGACCAACACTCCCCTACATCAACCCATCACGACCAACACTCCCCTACATCAACCCATCACGACCAACACTCCCCTACATCAACCCATCACGACCAACACTCCCCTACATCAACCCATCACGACCAACATTCCCCTACATCAACCCCTCACGACCAACACTCCCCTACATCAACCCATCACAACCAACACTCCCCTACATCAACCCATCACGACCAACACTCCCCTGCACTAACTCATAACCATCAACACTCCACTACACCAGCCCGTCATCACCagcaccttcttcccctccctctataccaacccatcaccaacacaacaccaccaccaagcaAGTAG